In Trichoderma asperellum chromosome 1, complete sequence, a single window of DNA contains:
- a CDS encoding uncharacterized protein (BUSCO:EOG092D3C2F~TransMembrane:2 (i85-104o293-312i)) produces MPEAMNCAQLLLRGLRANGRSAFAKSASQSQCFRTRPASVPRAVHRRHISSTVPRSNKMPSADDPNFVSIVDLQPQTVRAGKRHGAGIILLALMPITAFILGTWQVQRLGWKSRLIAKSEDRLVRDPLPLPPHIDPSVISEFDFRRVLATGTLRHDQEMLVGPRMRNGEDGYMVITPLERKDGSTILVNRGWINKKHRDQRTRPDSLVKGEVTIEGLLREPWKKNRFTPENRPDKGEFYFPDVYQMAALTGSQPVWVEATMEPEFLRMMDYEARGIPFGRPAEVTLRNNHAQYIFTWYGLSFATSIMLYMVLKKPPSNVARRVRASGHM; encoded by the exons ATGCCAGAAGCAATGAACTGCGCACAGCTTCTCCTGCGTGGCCTACGGGCAAACGGCCGCAGCGCCTTTGCCAAATCTGCTTCACAATCTCAGTGCTTCAGAACGAGACCGGCATCAGTGCCCCGAGCAGTCCACCGCAGACACATCTCCTCGACTGTCCCGCGATCCAACAAGATGCCGTCGGCCGATGACCCCAATTTCGTATCGATTGTCGATCTGCAACCGCAGACGGTGCGCGCAGGGAAGCGTCATGGCGCCGGAATCATTCTTCTCG CCCTCATGCCCATCACCGCCTTCATCCTCGGCACATGGCAGGTCCAGCGCCTCGGCTGGAAATCCCGCCTCATCGCCAAATCTGAAGACCGTCTCGTCCGCGATCCCCTCCCCTTGCCTCCACACATCGACCCTTCCGTAATCAGCGAGTTCGACTTCCGCCGCGTCCTCGCCACCGGCACGCTGCGACACGACCAGGAGATGCTCGTCGGCCCCCGCATGCGCAACGGCGAGGACGGCTACATGGTCATCACGCCGCTGGAGCGCAAGGACGGCTCTACGATCCTCGTCAACCGCGGGTGGATCAACAAGAAGCATCGCGACCAGAGGACGAGGCCGGACAGCTTGGTCAAGGGAGAGGTCACGATAGAGGGCCTGCTGCGCGAGCCGTGGAAAAAGAACAGATTTACTCCTGAAAATAGGCCCGACAAGGGGGAGTTCTACTTCCCCGATGTCTACCAGATGGCTGCTTTGACTGGCAGCCAGCCGGTGTGGGTAGAAGCCACTATGG AGCCCGAATTTTTACGCATGATGGACTACGAAGCCCGTGGAATCCCCTTCGGGCGACCCGCTGAGGTTACCCTGAGGAACAACCACGCCCAATACATCTTTACATG GTATGGGCTGAGCTTTGCCACGTCAATCATGCTGTACATGGTGCTCAAGAAGCCCCCGTCCAACGTTGCACGCCGTGTCCGAGCTAGCGGGCACATGTAA
- a CDS encoding uncharacterized protein (EggNog:ENOG41), with the protein MEAAIDQLLEWTSSIGIELNGIHPKALHGRGLGIVATRHLEANQVILKVPVSALRTLSNTPKDITKTLSGATVHAILAASLCLDSNPDLEKWRPVLPSRRDIAISLPICWPAKLRALLPPGSKSLLAAQQEKFGKDWAIVAAAYPQLQKDEYLYNWLLVNTRTFYHTNRKTEKLPKEDHMALQPVADLFNHTPEGYCMAAFNDKFFTFTTTRTHEPGEEVFIRYGPHANDMLLVEYGFTLPSSINPWDETCLDPYICPLLNPTQREHLEDAGFWEKYMLDSQTACYRTHVALRMLCLPLRQWQAVLDGVRDEDTDRHLIDAALLKALTKYDNDITNSLELLSSSSAGEEEMRGSLTDRWLQIRQLVAAAISRLQG; encoded by the exons ATGGAAGCGGCCATCGACCAGCTTCTAGAGTGGACATCTTCCATAGGTATTGAGTTAAACGGGATTCATCCAAAAGCTCTGCATGGGAGAGGTCTTGGTATTGTTGCAACCCGCCATCTCGAG GCCAACCAAGTCATTCTCAAAGTCCCTGTATCTGCTTTGCGTACCCTCAGCAACACTCCCAAGGACATCACCAAGACTCTCAGCGGTGCCACTGTTCACGCCATTCTTGCTGCTTCACTCTGCCTTGATTCCAACCCTGATTTGGAAAAATGGCGCCCCGTCCTCCCTTCTCGGAGAGATATTGCCATCAGTCTGCCCATATGCTGGCCAGCTAAGCTACGTGCGTTACTGCCTCCAGGATCCAAGTCTTTACTTGCAGCGCAGCAAGAAAAGTTCGGCAAAGACTGGGCGATTGTGGCCGCGGCGTACCCGCAGCTTCAGAAGGATGAGTATCTGTACAATTGGCTCCTGGTAAATACCCGAACATTCTACCACACAAATCGAAAGACGGAGAAGCTACCCAAGGAGGATCACATGGCGCTCCAGCCCGTGGCGGATCTTTTCAATCACACCCCCGAGGGCTACTGTATGGCTGCCTTCAACGACAAGTTCTTCACTTTCACTACCACTCGCACACACGAGCCTGGCGAGGAAGTGTTCATCCGCTACGGGCCCCATGCAAACGACATGCTGCTCGTAGAATATGGCTTCACGCTACCGTCATCTATTAATCCTTGGGACGAGACTTGCCTTGACCCTTACATCTGCCCCTTATTAAACCCCACTCAGAGGGAGCATCTCGAAGACGCGGGCTTTTGGGAGAAGTATATGCTGGACTCTCAGACGGCATGTTATCGTACGCACGTTGCATTGAGAATGCTCTGTCTGCCCCTCCGACAATGGCAAGCTGTCCTGGACGGCGTAAGAGATGAAGACACGGATCGTCACCTTATAGATGCTGCGCTCTTAAAAGCACTTACAAAGTACGATAACGACATCACCAACTCTCTAGAGCTGCTGAGCAGTAGCTCTGCTGGCGAGGAGGAAATGAGAGGAAGCCTCACAGACAGATGGCTCCAGATCAGGCAactggtggcagcagcaatatcaCGACTACAAGGCTAG
- a CDS encoding uncharacterized protein (EggNog:ENOG41~TransMembrane:1 (o401-421i)): MFYQGSLQEGISTAVGQQKLVLCFVTNENDESKTWENEYLQDSSLSKLIETQAVALRLLADSDEAGYLSQIFPLPKTPTVVIMKHGELKEYIAAGTSKEDFIRRVLVAFNAAPPAPAPASSLPSPAASPTSSPTRLSAPVPAPAPASHSTSNSPSPSPSPSSQAQIPPTTAQAAAQSEIVSRILAERAAKLQAQKEEAERRAKEERIKAQEKAKAEAQAGADTSSARVHKQAEELKKKRQAEQEERRRILKRIEDDREERRMRAEAKEKQKIDNQKIGDVAASLVNSKQSKLPSTTKVSEMASIQVRLFDGSTIRSRFKTASPLKEVRRWVDQNKGENKAPYTFKQVLTPAPNKNIDSTEEHKSLGELGLVPSSTMVLIPVQNYSTAYPGEKLQDSVFSRFLRTILGFFVWILSLVGLAGGEQREEAPSNREGGSERERGSDATARAASEERRRRVRGLQNLADRQRDHQLYNGNSLNFEPRPDEDDS; the protein is encoded by the exons ATGTTTTACCAGGGGAGCCTGCAGGAAGGCATTTCCACCGCCGTCGGGCAACAGAAGTTGGTGCTGTGTTTCGTCACTA ATGAAAACGACGAGAGCAAGACATGGGAGAATGAATATCTGCAAGACAGCTCG CTGTCAAAGCTGATTGAGACGCAAGCTGTCGCCCTGCGACTCCTCGCAGACTCGGACGAAGCTGGCTACCTCTCGCAAATCTTCCCGCTGCCCAAGACACCGACCGTCGTCATCATGAAGCACGGCGAGCTGAAAGAATACATCGCCGCCGGCACTAGCAAAGAAGACTTCATCCGCCGAGTCCTCGTCGCCTTCAACGCCgctccgccagcgccagcgccagcgtcaTCGCTGCCTTCGCCCGCTGCCTCGCCGACCTCTTCACCGACAAGACTGTCTGCCCCTGTACCAGCCCCCGCCCCAGCGTCGCACTCAACCTCAAATTCACCTTCGCCGTCTCCGTCGCCCTCGTCCCAGGCCCAGATCCCACCCACGACAGCACAAGCCGCCGCGCAGTCAGAAATTGTCAGCCGCATCCTCGCCGAGCGGGCCGCCAAGCTCCAGGCGCAAAAGGAAGAGGCCGAGCGGAGAGCCAAAGAGGAGCGCATCAAGGCGCaggaaaaggccaaggctgaggCCCAGGCGGGGGCAGACACAAGTAGCGCCAGAGTACACAAACAAGCCgaggagctcaagaagaagcgacaggCAGAACAAGAGGAGCGCCGGAGAATCCTGAAGCGGATCGAAGATGACCGAGAAGAGAGACGAATGCGGGCAGAGgcaaaggagaagcagaagattgACAATCAAAAGATTGGCGATGTGGCTGCCTCCCTGGTCAATTCCAAGCAGAGCAAGCTGCCCTCTACAACCAAGGTGTCTGAGATGGCATCAATACAAGTGCGGTTGTTCGACGGCTCAACCATACGGTCCCGATTCAAGACGGCTTCTCCTCTAAAGGAAGTGAGGCGGTGGGTCGATCAGAACAAGGGAGAGAACAAGGCCCCTTACACATTCAAGCAAGTCTTGACGCCGGCTCCCAACAAGAACATTGATTCGACAGAGGAGCATAAATCTCTCGGCGAACTTGGTCTCGTCCCATCTTCCACAATGGTCTTGATCCCCGTCCAAAACTATTCCACCGCCTACCCCGGAGAGAAACTGCAAGATTCCGTCTTCTCGAGGTTTCTGCGGACGATTCTGGGCTTCTTTGTATGGATCTTGAGCTTGGTTGGCCTGGCTGGTGGTGAGCAGCGCGAGGAAGCCCCAAGCAACAGAGAGGGGGGGAGCGAGCGGGAACGAGGATCGGATGCGACGGCGCGAGCGGCCTCTGAAGAGAGACGTCGTCGTGTTCGGGGATTACAGAATCTGGCGGACCGACAGCGCGATCACCAGCTTTACAATGGAAATTCG TTGAACTTTGAGCCGCGGCCAGACGAAGACGATTCATGA
- a CDS encoding uncharacterized protein (EggNog:ENOG41): MAYSIQHRAFHLFPCLPAELRLQIWRKTLPDLDGVTLHGYKKGCWDLRDPLSGESEGESGALGRADKILDFRHERLDDVYIDMPIVFVNREARGTALSWARAQGIKMDFNTDKGCHVFVLPFNPWQDALFINSHKLEEFCFEPTDRLAGLQLRGQSAYSNPEVTQVALPHTALTSEMAVFYDLIHWFPRLQVIYIIVDIEIGPTLPKFSSTEERARHKERMKHQRWKTSQTQGHSYVWDNQDRKFVRHIGTPIGFRSMYREIEDYLAVGIAKAFAKRDVERFEIRPVLMVL, encoded by the coding sequence ATGGCATATTCAATACAGCACCGCGCATTCCATCTCTTCCCATGCCTTCCTGCTGAGCTGCGCCTGCAAATATGGCGTAAGACGCTGCCAGATCTCGATGGCGTCACACTGCATGGCTACAAGAAAGGATGCTGGGATCTCCGCGACCCTCTATCAGGCGAATCTGAGGGAGAGTCCGGCGCCCTTGGCAGAGCCGATAAGATACTGGACTTTCGTCACGAGAGGCTGGACGACGTTTACATCGACATGCCCATCGTCTTTGTCAATCGTGAAGCCCGAGGCACCGCTTTGTCCTGGGCTCGCGCGCAAGGCATCAAGATGGACTTCAATACCGACAAGGGCTGCCACGTCTTTGTGCTGCCCTTCAACCCATGGCAGGACGCACTCTTCATCAACTCGCACAAACTGGAGGAATTTTGCTTTGAGCCGACCGATCGGCTGGCGGGACTCCAACTCCGCGGGCAATCCGCCTACAGCAATCCCGAGGTCACCCAGGTCGCCTTGCCGCACACGGCGCTTACATCCGAAATGGCGGTCTTCTACGATCTGATCCATTGGTTCCCCCGTCTTCAGGTGATCTACATCATCGTAGACATTGAAATTGGCCCGACCCTGCCAAAGTTTTCCTCGACGGAAGAGCGCGCGAGGCACAAGGAGCGGATGAAGCACCAGCGGTGGAAGACCAGCCAGACACAGGGCCATTCGTATGTGTGGGACAACCAGGATCGCAAGTTTGTCCGCCACATCGGCACACCCATCGGCTTCAGGTCCATGTACAGGGAGATTGAAGACTACTTGGCTGTGGGGATAGCCAAGGCTTTTGCCAAGAGGGATGTTGAAAGATTTGAAATTCGACCTGTTTTGATGGTgttgtga
- a CDS encoding uncharacterized protein (EggNog:ENOG41), with translation MPRQRSSARAPSRPTVSAPAPQQRRPATTMAAPPPQQHAPTAMAPPQQVSQGPGLFGQMASTAAGVAIGSSVGHAIGGLFSGGSSEPAAPVQAQAAPQQQQQYNNCAGAAQNFTKCLDENGGNMQICNWYLEQLKACQAAASQY, from the exons atgccTCGTCAACGCTCCTCCGCCCGCGCTCCTTCGCGCCCCACCGTCTCTGCTCCCGCGCCCCAGCAGCGCCGTCCTGCGACCACCATGgcggctcctcctcctcagcagcaCGCTCCCACTGCCATGGCGCCTCCTCAGCAGGTCTCCCAGGGCCCCGGACTGTTTGGCCAGATGGCCAGCACTGCTGC CGGTGTCGCCATTGGCTCATCTGTCGGCCACGCCATCGGCGGCCTCTTCAGCGGCGGCTCCTCCGAGCCCGCTGCTCCCGTGCAGGCCCAGGCCgctccccagcagcagcagcagtacaaCAACTGCGCTGGTGCCGCCCAGAACTTCACAAAGTGCCTCGACGAGAACGGCGGCAACATGCAGATCTGCAACTGGTACCTCGAGCAGCTCAAGGCCTGCCAGGCTGCCGCCAGCCAGTACTAA
- a CDS encoding uncharacterized protein (EggNog:ENOG41) codes for MADPDFDIDFYGDADADANEQPQQEERRQSGDHMRDDYDYHGQGERRGDNEHEDDRRYDGNRSDNAEHSSHQHGVKRKSEEQEADDRPIDNGATAAIMISELSWWTTDDDIRGWLRRAGCEKEIKELTFSEHKVNGKSKGQAYIEFQTRQGSTSAKRYIDSVSADIVQPGQKQITISYWNPGVNPFRTLPKDAPTRVKEQPRAAPSGSYNDRGSYGGFRGRGGMGGNRGGMNPGFNRNYGGNMGYNNNNMGGSGFNGPMGGGGGGGGGGGGSHYLFSGRGGPSGMMRGGQPVMRGRGGGGGGMMGMNPMGGMGMGMPGNMGMGMMQGFQGMPPNFPGGFGFGQQGGGGGGGGGNSGDWGNPHGAKRPRPE; via the exons ATGGCCGACCCCGATTTCGATATCGACTTCTACggcgatgccgatgccgatgccaaTGAACAGCCCcagcaagaagagcggcGCCAAAGCGGCGATCATATGCGGGACGACTATGACTATCATGGCCAGGGCGAGAGACGGGGAGACAATGAACACGAAGACGATCGCCGCTATGACGGCAACCGAAGCGATAACGCCGAACACTCTTCACATCAACATGGCGTTAAGAGAAAGTCAGAGGAGCAAGAGGCAGATGACAGACCCATCGATAACGGTGCTACGGCAGCTATAATGATCTCAGAGCTTAGCTGGTGGACCACCGACGATGATATCAGAGGCTGGCTTCGAAGAGCTGGCTGCGAAAAGGAGATTAAAGAGCTCACTTTCAGCGAGCATAAAGTCAACGGAAAGAGCAAAGG aCAAGCCTATATCGAGTTTCAAACTCGCCAAGGATCCACCTCTGCGAAGCGCTACATCGATTCTGTCTCGGCAGACATAGTACAACCCGGCCAGAAACAAATAACTATTTCTTACTGGAACCCCGGCGTCAACCCCTTCAGAACGCTACCCAAAGATGCTCCAACCCGCGTCAAAGAGCAGCCTCGGGCCGCCCCCTCTGGATCCTACAATGATCGCGGCAGCTATGGAGGTTTCCGTGGTCGAGGTGGCATGGGCGGAAATCGAGGCGGCATGAACCCCGGTTTCAACCGCAACTACGGCGGAAACATGGGCtataacaataacaacatGGGAGGCAGCGGTTTTAACGGACCaatgggcggcggcggcggcggcggcggcggcggaggtggCTCTCACTACCTTTTCAGCGGTCGAGGTGGCCCTTCAGGGATGATGAGAGGCGGCCAGCCTGTAATGCGTGgcagaggcggaggaggcggcggtatGATGGGTATGAACCCCATGGGAGGTATGGGCATGGGAATGCCCGGCAACATGGGCATGGGCATGATGCAAG GTTTTCAGGGTATGCCTCCTAACTTCCCAGGCGGATTCGGCTTTGGGCAgcaaggaggaggcggaggcggcggcggaggcaaCAGTGGTGACTGGGGCAACCCTCATGGAGCAAAGCGACCGCGTCCCGAGTAA
- a CDS encoding uncharacterized protein (EggNog:ENOG41) codes for MSTYQLNYQLNTDPDDYLLEFHPSGPSFNHYRREFRRIQNENKPPDAETEDGISEDDSTPEPYSPPPSPSPPSSIVTMDLEIMDMARDVNQTPVHTPIQRRARSLEPSISRLSMNTPNERYRQNPHYPHSSINTPAPPTPHAMAARRALEDRRIAMFTPGRTRRQSLREQRETPMLILRNLGRALAPTSKVIDSSSSPEKPSPNGVGNRGAGGSGRGAGRRNSDDDDELPIDRPRLSLPIDEGSSDDLQPPHSSILEDPNMTIQSVELPRRAISEGPPRRSFGYLGDSDATPWDDIYGNDDTNPDPFAYPLGIAPHAPTDPEIADLRFPPGVGRESDFSLDMPSGLSDNEQTTFYMRSPVVDTVEAVPEDAPTPGSDDVPLMERRQSERDRLQQQADEADEQQDEQQDEQQEERQGGQQGGEPNNYLDDEFPDMGDFEHVPDLGDAEMDALTRFDAETFAQDPVRPGDEWIGYPPGRPRKKRREDDEESARAEAAAEAQAEAQAQARARARARAQIRISAHNIQYPPVANTFVRQVVQNAAQNSALGHQRLAADALETFSRASDWFFRQLGDDLRAYAEHARRSVVEERDLIALMHRQRVVNAEQSLFHLASHNLPRELQQLLRSNNPGYQPAYPVAQQSGTHAQQPLANAQPDTINGLRSFVPNPPSPSHTGSKRKRDEDDDGESDAESLVFPEDDDY; via the exons ATGTCAACGTATCAGCTCAACTATCAACTCAACACCGATCCAGACGACTATCTTCTGGAGTTTCATCCTTCGGGGCCCAGCTTTAACCACTATCGCCGAGAATTTCGCCGAATTCAGAACGAGAACAAACCACCAGACGCAGAAACCGAGGACGGCATCTCAGAAGACGACTCTACTCCTGAGCCCTAttcccctcccccttccccttctcctcccTCTAGCATTGTCACCATGGACCTCGAGATAATGGACATGGCCAGGGACGTGAACCAAACGCCGGTTCACACGCCGATACAGCGGCGGGCCAGGAGTCTTGAACCCTCCATCAGTCGCTTGTCCATGAACACGCCCAATGAGCGTTATCGCCAGAATCCCCATTACCCCCATTCCTCCATCAACactccagctcctcccacTCCTCATGCCATGGCCGCTCGCAGAGCCCTTGAAGACCGCCGCATAGCCATGTTTACGCCTGGTCGAACCCGTCGCCAGAGCCTCAGGGAGCAAAGGGAGACGCCTATGCTGATCCTGCGCAACCTTGGTCGAGCTCTGGCTCCCACCAGCAAAGTCattgattcttcttcttcccctgaAAAGCCTTCTCCTAACGGCGTTGGCAATAGAGGAGCTGGCGGCAGTGGAAGAGGTGCAGGAAGACGCAatagcgacgacgacgacgagctgCCCATCGATAGGCCGCGATTGTCCTTGCCCATTGACGAAGGCTCTTCAGATGATTTACAGCCTCCTCACTCTTCTATCTTGGAGGATCCTAACATGACTATTCAATCAGTCGAGCTACCTCGTCGAGCCATCAGCGAGGGTCCTCCAAGGCGCAGCTTTGGTTATCTGGGAGACAGCGATGCCACTCCGTGGGACGACATATATGGGAATGATGATACTAATCCTGATCCCTTTGCTTATCCTCTTGGCATTGCGCCTCATGCCCCCACAGACCCTGAGATTGCAGATTTACG ATTTCCCCCTGGTGTCGGTCGTGAAAGTGACTTCAGCCTTGACATGCCATCTGGTCTGAGCGACAATGAACAGACCACCTTTTATATGAGGTCTCCTGTCGTTGACACCGTTGAAGCTGTCCCTGAGGATGCTCCTACCCCCGGCAGTGATGACGTCCCGCTCATGGAGAGGCGGCAATCCGAAAGGGACAGGCTGCAACAGCAGGCGGATGAGGCAGATGAGCAGCAAGATGAGCAGCAAGatgagcagcaggaggagcggCAGGGGGGGCAGCAGGGGGGGGAGCCAAATAACTACCTAGACGATGAGTTCCCCGACATGGGCGACTTTGAGCACGTGCCAGATCTCGGCGACGCGGAGATGGACGCTCTCACTCGGTTTGACGCAGAGACTTTTGCGCAGGATCCCGTGAGGCCTGGGGACGAGTGGATTGGATACCCCCCCGGCCGAcccaggaagaagagaagagaggacgatgaggagaGTGCCCGGGccgaggcagcagcagaggctcAAGCAGAGGCTCAGGCCCAGGCCCGAGCCCGAGCCCGAGCACGAGCACAAATCAGAATCTCGGCGCACAATATCCAGTATCCTCCGGTGGCAAACACTTTTGTGCGACAGGTCGTTCAAAATGCTGCGCAGAATTCAGCCCTGGGCCACCAGAGACTGGCCGCAGATGCTCTAGAGACCTTTTCACGCGCCTCGGACTGGTTCTTCCGACAGCTCGGTGACGACCTCCGTGCGTATGCCGAACACGCCAGGCGTAGTGTGGTAGAGGAGCGTGACCTTATCGCTCTAATGCATAG ACAACGCGTCGTCAACGCTGAACAATCTCTTTTCCACCTGGCCAGCCACAACCTTCCGCGGgagcttcagcagctgctgagaAGCAACAACCCCGGGTACCAGCCCGCTTATCCCGTCGCCCAACAGTCAGGCACTCATGCTCAGCAACCCCTTGCCAATGCCCAGCCAGACACCATCAATGGTCTTCGCTCGTTTGTTCCAAAccccccttctccttctcacaCGGGTTCGAAGCGCAAGCgagatgaggacgatgatggtGAATCTGATGCCGAGTCCTTGGTGTTTCctgaggatgatgattatTAG